From the genome of Deinococcus aerius, one region includes:
- a CDS encoding Eco57I restriction-modification methylase domain-containing protein, with protein MTTTFQPPTADELQALLNRNDLQDLFIHLGWNVARGRPIVLAEDDVEVRFTPLARKAQFQIFTAQPSTPNLPGRATIRKLEKRLNALAAERLVIYQDLRGEHAEWVWAKREPGRPLQPRFHEWHAGAANLDLARRLLDLHVDLHLDERGEFDTTTLAGQARRAFDVDKVTNKFYGRFKSEHDAFADALEGILDDERKWYAGLMLNRLMFVYFIQKKGYLDGDQHYLRNRLASVKESQGDDQFQTFYRQFLRRLFHDGLGSPGRDPNLERLIGRVPYLNGGLFEEHPIERTNAALDVPDSAFERVFAFFDSYQWVLDDRPGRNENEINPDVLGHIFEKYINQKDMGAYYTKEDVTEYISRNAIVPFILDRAIEDCRVAFEGEGSVWRLLQADPDRYIFRWARHGITHELPEDIAAGLDPAQPDLLEKRRAWNRAALPQFALPTETWREHVARRARYETLAARLRRGEVTDVRTLVTSNLDVRQFLQDVVEFADGPDLVRAVWRAVNGITVLDPTCGSGAFLFAAANILLPLYRACLKRMQEFVAALPPADAATRLTDFQAVLAEGKRHALDYFILKQIILRNLHGVDVMPEAVEIAKLRLFLKLIASSEKTEDAGDNFGLEPLPDIDFNLRAGNTLVGFASEAEAERIVRERLLTTSGVSWENLAAQAADLAGRYEQFKARQLHPDLPGTHEMKHDLQARLAALGDNLNTYLAGEYGVNVKDKKAVAAWRAAHRPFHWFVEFYRVLKEGGFDVIVGNPPYLEVSAVRGKYTLVNFQTMKSGNLYALCTERSYNILREGGYVGFIVQQPVVSTQRMKVLRKFMEDRSDFIAASTFDDRPSKLFDGINHARVAIFLTRKNAGGATPALFVSRYHKWYAEERPVLFETLAYVKSSQHAALDVWPKLSSATEEAILAKLARVRTRLGQRLSPRGTGFNVYYKITGVGHWFTFTLRPPRFLRGGTAGASTRESTMALGDEAALSTTFSLLNSSLFYWFYQVRTNCRDFNPSDYTTFPVPDGVFERDFTTQARAIQDALDGSSSLGGVTHSQTGAIQVERFKPRVGKDLYDQVDAVLAEEYGFTAEELDFIVNYDIKYRLGSENAEA; from the coding sequence GTGACCACCACCTTCCAACCCCCGACCGCCGATGAACTCCAGGCCCTCCTCAACCGCAACGACCTGCAAGACCTGTTCATTCACCTCGGGTGGAACGTCGCGCGGGGGCGGCCCATCGTGCTGGCCGAGGATGACGTGGAGGTGCGCTTCACGCCCCTCGCGCGGAAGGCACAGTTCCAGATTTTCACGGCGCAACCCAGCACCCCGAACCTGCCCGGCAGGGCCACGATCCGCAAGTTGGAAAAGCGCCTGAACGCCCTCGCCGCGGAGCGGCTGGTGATCTACCAGGACCTGCGGGGTGAGCACGCGGAGTGGGTCTGGGCGAAGCGCGAGCCGGGCCGTCCCCTCCAGCCCCGCTTTCACGAGTGGCATGCGGGCGCGGCGAACCTGGACCTCGCGCGGCGCCTGCTGGACCTGCACGTTGACCTGCACCTGGACGAACGCGGTGAATTCGACACCACCACCCTCGCCGGGCAGGCGCGGCGGGCGTTTGACGTCGACAAGGTCACCAACAAGTTCTACGGGCGTTTCAAAAGCGAGCACGACGCGTTCGCTGACGCGCTGGAAGGCATCCTGGATGACGAACGCAAGTGGTACGCCGGGCTGATGCTCAACCGCTTGATGTTCGTGTACTTCATTCAGAAGAAGGGGTACCTGGACGGCGACCAGCATTACCTGCGCAACCGCCTGGCGAGCGTGAAGGAAAGCCAGGGGGACGACCAGTTCCAGACCTTCTACCGCCAGTTCCTGCGGCGGCTGTTCCACGACGGGCTCGGCTCCCCCGGCCGCGACCCGAACCTGGAACGGTTGATCGGCCGCGTCCCGTACCTGAACGGCGGGCTCTTCGAGGAGCACCCCATCGAGCGGACGAACGCCGCGCTGGATGTGCCGGACAGCGCGTTCGAGCGGGTGTTCGCCTTTTTCGACAGTTACCAGTGGGTGCTGGACGACCGCCCCGGCCGCAACGAGAACGAGATCAACCCGGACGTGCTGGGGCACATCTTCGAGAAGTACATCAACCAGAAGGACATGGGCGCGTACTACACGAAGGAGGACGTCACCGAGTACATCTCCCGCAACGCGATCGTGCCGTTCATCCTCGACCGCGCCATCGAGGACTGCCGGGTGGCGTTCGAGGGGGAGGGCAGCGTCTGGCGCCTGCTGCAAGCCGACCCGGACCGGTACATCTTCCGCTGGGCACGGCACGGCATCACCCATGAGCTGCCGGAGGACATCGCCGCCGGTCTGGACCCCGCGCAGCCGGACCTGTTGGAAAAGCGCCGGGCGTGGAACCGGGCGGCGCTCCCCCAGTTCGCCCTGCCCACGGAGACGTGGCGCGAACATGTGGCGCGCCGCGCGCGGTACGAGACGCTCGCCGCCCGCCTGCGCCGGGGGGAGGTGACGGACGTGCGCACGCTCGTCACCAGCAACTTGGACGTACGGCAGTTCCTGCAAGACGTCGTGGAGTTCGCGGACGGCCCTGACCTGGTGCGCGCCGTGTGGCGGGCGGTCAACGGGATTACGGTGCTCGACCCGACGTGCGGCTCGGGGGCTTTCCTGTTCGCCGCCGCGAACATCCTGCTGCCGCTGTACCGCGCGTGCCTGAAGCGCATGCAGGAGTTCGTCGCGGCCCTCCCGCCAGCGGACGCCGCGACGCGCCTCACGGACTTCCAGGCGGTGCTCGCCGAGGGGAAGCGGCACGCCCTGGATTACTTCATCCTGAAGCAGATCATCCTGCGCAACCTGCACGGCGTGGACGTGATGCCGGAAGCGGTGGAGATCGCCAAGCTGCGCCTGTTCCTGAAGCTCATCGCGTCCAGCGAGAAAACCGAGGACGCGGGGGACAACTTCGGCCTGGAGCCCCTGCCGGACATCGACTTCAACCTCCGCGCGGGCAACACCCTGGTGGGCTTCGCGTCCGAGGCGGAAGCGGAACGAATCGTGCGCGAACGCCTCCTCACCACCTCCGGCGTGTCCTGGGAGAATCTCGCCGCGCAGGCGGCCGACCTCGCCGGGAGGTACGAGCAGTTCAAGGCCCGGCAGCTGCACCCCGACCTGCCCGGCACGCACGAGATGAAGCACGACCTCCAAGCCCGGCTCGCGGCGCTGGGGGACAACTTGAACACGTACCTCGCCGGGGAATACGGGGTGAACGTCAAGGACAAGAAGGCCGTCGCCGCGTGGCGCGCCGCCCACCGGCCGTTCCACTGGTTCGTGGAGTTCTACCGGGTGCTCAAGGAGGGCGGGTTCGACGTGATCGTCGGCAACCCACCGTACCTGGAAGTCAGCGCGGTGCGGGGCAAGTACACCCTGGTGAACTTCCAGACGATGAAGAGCGGCAACCTGTACGCCCTGTGCACGGAACGCAGCTACAACATCCTCAGGGAGGGCGGGTACGTCGGGTTCATCGTGCAGCAGCCGGTCGTCTCCACCCAGCGGATGAAGGTCCTGCGGAAGTTCATGGAGGACCGCAGTGACTTCATCGCCGCCTCCACGTTCGATGACCGGCCCAGCAAACTGTTCGACGGCATCAACCACGCCCGGGTCGCCATCTTCCTGACCCGCAAGAACGCGGGCGGGGCGACCCCGGCACTGTTCGTGAGCAGGTACCACAAGTGGTACGCCGAGGAGCGGCCCGTGCTGTTCGAGACGTTGGCGTACGTGAAGAGTTCCCAGCACGCGGCGCTGGACGTCTGGCCGAAGCTGAGTTCAGCCACCGAGGAGGCGATCCTCGCGAAGCTCGCCCGGGTCCGCACGCGGCTGGGTCAGCGCCTGTCCCCCAGGGGGACGGGCTTCAACGTGTACTACAAGATCACCGGGGTCGGGCATTGGTTCACGTTCACCCTCCGCCCGCCCCGCTTCCTGCGGGGTGGAACCGCGGGCGCTTCCACCCGGGAAAGCACCATGGCCCTGGGGGACGAGGCGGCGTTGTCGACGACCTTCAGCTTGCTGAACAGCAGCCTGTTCTACTGGTTCTACCAGGTGCGTACGAACTGCCGTGACTTCAACCCCTCGGATTACACGACGTTCCCCGTGCCGGACGGCGTCTTCGAGCGGGACTTCACCACGCAGGCGCGGGCCATTCAGGACGCCCTCGACGGGTCGAGTTCCCTCGGCGGGGTCACGCACAGCCAGACGGGCGCCATTCAGGTGGAACGCTTCAAACCCCGCGTCGGGAAGGACCTGTACGATCAAGTGGACGCGGTCCTCGCCGAGGAGTACGGATTCACGGCGGAGGAACTGGACTTCATCGTAAACTACGACATCAAGTACCGGCTGGGAAGCGAAAACGCCGAAGCCTGA
- a CDS encoding DEAD/DEAH box helicase, with product MIGDVVGLGKTVMTSALLRMVEKTYFDALILCPPNLVPMWETYVHEYGLRAKVLPLSRAVRELPRERRYRLVVVDESHNLRNRDGKTYLAVKDYVERNDSHVVLLTATPYNKTYLDLSNQLRLFLNEDGDLGIRPEAYLRSLPNGERTFMQLHQCGVRSIQAFEKSGDADDWRDLMRLYLVRRTRSFIQQNYAQHDSETDRSFLAYPDGQRYYFPKRLPKTMSFPVGGQYARLYEERVVSVLEHLCLPRYGLGNYIHEMKTRALTPAQIGVLRDLSRAGVRLMGFVRTNFFKRLESSGFAFVQSIERHIQRNAVLLYALEHDLDLPVGTQDAGLLSARDTDENLIIGQLEQDDPSFEDAEYDVRSAKAAYEAYAGPYSRRFKWLPAHLFKATLRADLLADNHALQAILDEVGAWRPGEDGKLSMLHDLIARVHAGDKVLVFSQFADTIRYLEAQLRARGVTNLGAVTGDTKDPTALARRFAPRGQKVDGELRVLLATDVLSEGQNLQDAHVVVNYDLPWAIIRLVQRAGRVDRIGQQAPTIHAYSFLPADGVEQLINLRARVATRLQAARDVVGSDEDFFGEGSEEAAALRDLYNEKSGILDDQDDGEVDLASYAYQIWKNAVERDPRLEELIPALQPVTFGTRGHCPTPDAPGGALVYLRSPQGNDTLMWLDEHGNSVTESQLTILKAAACAPGTPALPRLEQHHDLVRRAARQVVEEEGDGGVGALGGPSSLRRKLYERLSHIRDVNRGSPLFDRPELGRVLDDLLAAPLQEATSLTLRTQLKLNVSDATLAELVVNLRNEGRLTVALARGSRKDPSILCSMGLKA from the coding sequence ATGATCGGCGACGTCGTCGGCTTGGGCAAGACGGTGATGACCAGCGCCCTGCTGCGCATGGTGGAGAAAACGTACTTCGACGCGCTGATCCTCTGCCCACCGAACCTCGTGCCGATGTGGGAAACCTACGTTCACGAGTACGGCCTGCGCGCCAAGGTGCTCCCACTCTCCCGCGCCGTGCGGGAACTGCCCCGGGAGCGGCGGTACCGCCTGGTCGTCGTTGACGAGAGCCACAACCTCCGCAACCGCGACGGCAAGACGTACCTCGCCGTGAAGGACTACGTGGAACGCAACGACAGCCACGTCGTCCTCCTCACCGCCACGCCCTACAACAAGACGTACCTCGACCTCTCCAACCAACTGAGGCTGTTCCTGAACGAGGACGGGGACCTCGGCATCCGCCCGGAAGCGTACCTGCGGTCCCTCCCGAACGGCGAACGGACGTTCATGCAGCTGCACCAGTGCGGCGTCCGGTCCATTCAGGCGTTCGAGAAGAGCGGCGACGCGGATGACTGGCGTGACCTGATGCGGCTGTACCTCGTGCGCCGTACCCGGTCGTTCATTCAGCAGAACTACGCCCAGCATGACTCTGAGACGGATCGGTCGTTCCTCGCGTACCCGGACGGTCAGCGTTACTACTTCCCCAAGCGCCTCCCCAAGACGATGAGCTTCCCCGTCGGCGGGCAGTACGCGCGGCTGTACGAGGAGCGCGTCGTCAGCGTCCTCGAGCACCTCTGCCTGCCCCGGTACGGCCTGGGCAACTACATCCACGAGATGAAAACCCGGGCACTCACGCCCGCGCAGATCGGCGTCCTGCGGGATCTCTCCCGCGCGGGCGTCCGGTTGATGGGGTTTGTGCGCACGAATTTCTTCAAGCGCTTGGAAAGCAGTGGGTTCGCGTTCGTGCAGTCCATCGAACGCCACATCCAGCGCAACGCAGTCCTCCTGTACGCCCTAGAGCATGACCTTGACCTTCCCGTGGGCACGCAGGACGCCGGGCTGCTCAGCGCCCGCGACACGGACGAGAACCTGATCATCGGGCAGCTTGAGCAGGACGACCCCAGCTTCGAGGACGCCGAGTACGACGTGCGGTCCGCGAAGGCCGCGTACGAGGCGTACGCCGGGCCGTACAGCCGCCGGTTCAAATGGTTGCCCGCCCACCTCTTCAAAGCGACGCTCCGCGCGGACCTGCTTGCCGACAACCACGCCCTCCAGGCCATCCTGGACGAGGTGGGCGCCTGGCGCCCCGGCGAGGACGGCAAGCTCAGCATGCTGCACGACCTGATCGCGCGGGTCCATGCGGGGGACAAGGTCCTGGTGTTCTCGCAGTTCGCGGACACCATCCGCTACCTGGAAGCGCAATTGCGGGCGCGGGGGGTGACGAACCTCGGCGCGGTCACGGGCGACACGAAGGACCCGACGGCCCTCGCCCGGCGCTTCGCCCCCCGTGGTCAGAAGGTGGACGGCGAGTTGCGGGTCCTGCTCGCCACGGACGTGCTCTCCGAAGGGCAGAACCTTCAGGACGCCCACGTCGTCGTGAACTACGACCTGCCCTGGGCGATCATCCGTCTGGTGCAGCGCGCCGGACGCGTGGACCGCATCGGGCAGCAGGCACCGACCATCCACGCGTACTCCTTCCTGCCCGCGGACGGCGTGGAACAACTGATCAACCTGCGCGCGCGCGTCGCCACCCGCCTTCAGGCGGCGCGGGACGTCGTCGGGAGTGACGAGGACTTCTTCGGGGAGGGCAGTGAGGAGGCGGCCGCTCTCCGCGACCTCTACAACGAGAAGTCCGGCATCCTCGACGACCAGGACGACGGTGAGGTGGACCTGGCGTCGTACGCCTACCAGATCTGGAAGAACGCCGTCGAACGCGACCCGCGGCTGGAGGAACTCATCCCCGCCCTGCAACCCGTCACCTTCGGCACGCGCGGGCACTGCCCCACCCCGGACGCGCCCGGGGGAGCGCTCGTGTACCTGCGCTCCCCCCAGGGCAACGACACGTTGATGTGGCTGGACGAACACGGGAACAGCGTCACGGAAAGCCAACTGACGATCCTCAAGGCGGCCGCGTGCGCGCCGGGCACGCCCGCCCTGCCCCGGCTGGAACAGCATCACGACCTCGTCCGCAGGGCGGCGCGGCAGGTGGTCGAGGAGGAAGGCGACGGGGGGGTGGGAGCGCTCGGCGGTCCCAGTTCCCTGCGGCGCAAACTCTACGAGCGCCTCAGTCACATCCGCGACGTGAACCGCGGCAGCCCGCTGTTCGACCGCCCGGAACTCGGGAGGGTCCTCGACGATCTTCTCGCCGCGCCCCTGCAAGAAGCCACCAGCCTCACGTTGCGCACGCAACTCAAGCTCAACGTCAGCGACGCCACGCTGGCCGAGCTGGTGGTCAACCTCCGCAACGAAGGCCGGTTGACCGTCGCCCTGGCGAGGGGAAGCCGGAAAGACCCCAGCATTCTCTGCTCGATGGGCCTGAAGGCCTGA
- a CDS encoding phospholipase D-like domain-containing protein: MLIKVNVPTIYDNIKQPLLPALTESLALAHRADFSVGYFNLRGYRHLAGCIENFAGGDDGCCRLLIGMQRAPEEDVQALFGVREEEPMDQGRALEAKRSIVEAFRQQLVVGLPTREDERALRTLARHIREGKLRVRLFLKHPLHAKLYLVHRHDFHLKKVAYLGSSNLTFSGLRGQGELNIDALDQDATDKLARWFEDRWNERFTFELTEDLLHLLEQSWAGEHLVPPYHIYLKMAYHLAQEARLGVEEFVLPEHFPTPLFDYQAAAVKIAAHHLAKRGG; the protein is encoded by the coding sequence GTGCTGATCAAGGTCAACGTGCCCACCATCTACGACAACATCAAGCAGCCGCTCCTCCCCGCGTTGACGGAAAGCCTGGCCCTCGCCCACCGGGCGGACTTCAGCGTCGGGTACTTCAACCTGCGCGGCTACCGTCACCTCGCCGGGTGCATTGAAAACTTCGCAGGAGGCGACGACGGCTGCTGCCGCCTGCTCATCGGCATGCAGCGCGCACCGGAAGAGGACGTGCAGGCTCTTTTCGGTGTTCGCGAGGAAGAGCCGATGGACCAGGGGCGCGCCCTGGAAGCGAAACGCAGCATCGTGGAAGCTTTCCGGCAGCAACTCGTGGTCGGCCTGCCCACCCGGGAGGACGAGCGCGCCCTGCGCACCCTCGCGCGGCACATCCGCGAGGGGAAACTCCGTGTCCGCCTGTTCCTCAAGCACCCCCTGCACGCCAAGCTTTACCTGGTCCACCGGCACGACTTCCACCTGAAAAAGGTTGCGTACCTGGGGAGCAGCAACCTCACCTTCTCAGGCCTGCGGGGCCAGGGCGAACTGAACATTGACGCCCTCGATCAGGACGCCACGGACAAGCTCGCCCGGTGGTTCGAGGACCGCTGGAACGAACGCTTCACCTTCGAACTCACCGAGGACCTGCTGCACCTGCTGGAGCAGAGCTGGGCGGGCGAGCACCTCGTGCCGCCGTACCACATCTACCTCAAGATGGCCTACCACCTCGCGCAGGAGGCACGCCTCGGCGTGGAGGAGTTCGTGCTGCCCGAGCACTTCCCCACGCCCCTATTCGACTACCAGGCGGCGGCCGTGAAAATCGCCGCGCACCACCTCGCCAAACGCGGGGGGTGA
- a CDS encoding glyoxalase superfamily protein: MNEWDRVEQLDAQFKELKRLAGRLKTMVRAFGLPLRQYQALDLVAVAYGYESWQVLCGRWNGSTRDKCDLATLARRVQRAMMKWGLNLDEKVVRQVLIDVARPAAEAGVEPKPLDAGVVRRLERARARRARVASAADSIQLEDRSFKEEEAPWWFNFRG, encoded by the coding sequence ATGAACGAATGGGACCGGGTGGAACAGCTGGACGCGCAGTTCAAGGAGCTCAAGCGACTGGCGGGCCGGTTGAAGACGATGGTGCGGGCGTTCGGCTTGCCGCTGCGACAGTATCAGGCGTTGGACCTCGTCGCGGTCGCGTACGGCTACGAAAGTTGGCAGGTGCTGTGCGGACGGTGGAATGGCAGCACCCGCGATAAGTGTGACCTGGCGACGCTCGCGCGGCGCGTTCAGCGGGCGATGATGAAGTGGGGGCTGAACCTTGACGAGAAGGTGGTGCGGCAGGTGTTGATTGACGTGGCACGTCCCGCCGCAGAGGCGGGCGTTGAGCCGAAGCCCCTGGATGCTGGGGTGGTTCGTCGTCTGGAACGGGCACGCGCGCGCAGAGCGCGGGTAGCATCGGCGGCTGACTCAATTCAGCTTGAGGACCGTTCCTTCAAGGAAGAGGAGGCACCATGGTGGTTCAATTTCCGAGGGTGA
- a CDS encoding TniQ family protein — protein sequence MRLARRVLNFRVPVIPGETLGSYLIRLSTGLPLKLPLVTLMAHTGLIDEDHVKSIGHAFGVVLEEDRLREFARLTRLDEETVRGMLLSVYHGVAVDLSGVDPGDANSVRLAAKDGWAFFTTTRVCPCCVGENRALLVRWKLVLTFACTKHAVLLADLCPRCGKPFGGIRHEWGGAPLYASLIPQPGVCYNAPPPGAVGEGRSARPCGQDLARVQTIDLRPYPRVLNTQRRIDQALSGPTTRYLGEDRPTLMYAENLRALCASILYGAFAEDLGPGLPPEALAAFEAFEQDRDARLREREELRGKGARRGGPSLIGYRGQQRSSALMAAILPVAVELLDAPNVGELCRRMAWLVARVQDLKRNKIRLAAIDFNFAGPLLEAFNLVLAPNAEFPRRVGNRSPYARHGGEGYAFSAEHVPQLLWEDEYRRAFQPLLTGTDVGDDPARRVISMNLVKLAEDVSWLSAAHTLGLPPSTATGSANNVMGVITTLGRSEDFALALHDLAYRLSTRADKVDYAARRRAFENYEEVPYDTWCELLRGTGRDPGHLHGKHRVAAAWVWARVTEGDWRLSPAFQQGPLTAGTYSELYRRFRLNDLPRLQPVLEAYAQSLVPTGAS from the coding sequence GTGAGACTCGCTCGGCGCGTCCTGAACTTCCGCGTGCCCGTTATCCCGGGGGAGACGCTCGGCAGCTACCTCATCCGCCTCAGCACAGGGTTACCCCTGAAATTGCCGCTCGTCACGCTGATGGCGCACACCGGCCTGATCGACGAGGACCACGTGAAAAGCATCGGGCATGCGTTCGGCGTCGTCCTCGAGGAGGACCGCCTCCGTGAGTTCGCGCGGCTCACCCGCCTGGACGAGGAGACCGTGCGGGGCATGCTGCTCAGCGTGTACCACGGCGTCGCCGTGGACCTCTCCGGCGTGGACCCGGGGGATGCCAACAGCGTCCGCCTCGCCGCGAAGGACGGGTGGGCGTTCTTCACCACCACCCGCGTCTGCCCTTGCTGTGTGGGTGAGAACCGCGCGCTTCTCGTGCGGTGGAAGCTGGTCCTGACCTTCGCGTGCACGAAGCACGCGGTGCTCCTCGCGGACCTCTGCCCGCGGTGCGGGAAGCCGTTCGGGGGGATTCGTCACGAGTGGGGCGGCGCGCCCCTGTACGCCAGCCTCATCCCCCAGCCGGGCGTCTGCTACAACGCCCCACCGCCGGGTGCGGTCGGTGAGGGCCGCAGCGCCCGCCCCTGCGGGCAGGACCTCGCCCGCGTGCAGACCATCGACCTGCGGCCGTACCCGCGCGTGCTGAACACGCAGCGCCGCATCGACCAGGCCCTCTCCGGGCCCACCACCCGGTACCTCGGTGAGGACCGCCCCACTCTGATGTACGCGGAGAACCTGCGGGCCCTCTGCGCGAGCATCCTGTACGGCGCGTTCGCGGAAGACCTCGGCCCGGGCCTGCCCCCGGAGGCGCTCGCGGCTTTCGAGGCGTTCGAACAGGACCGGGACGCCCGCCTGCGGGAACGCGAGGAACTCCGCGGGAAAGGCGCACGGCGCGGCGGGCCGAGCCTCATCGGGTACCGCGGGCAGCAACGGTCCAGTGCACTCATGGCGGCCATCCTGCCCGTCGCTGTCGAACTTCTCGACGCGCCGAACGTCGGGGAACTCTGCCGCCGCATGGCGTGGCTCGTGGCGCGCGTGCAGGACCTGAAGCGCAACAAGATCCGCCTCGCCGCCATCGACTTCAACTTCGCCGGTCCCCTCCTGGAAGCGTTCAACCTCGTCCTCGCGCCCAACGCGGAGTTTCCCCGTCGCGTCGGGAACCGGTCCCCGTACGCGCGGCATGGGGGTGAAGGGTACGCATTCAGCGCGGAGCACGTCCCACAGCTCCTGTGGGAGGACGAGTACCGCCGGGCGTTCCAACCGCTGCTGACCGGCACGGACGTCGGGGATGACCCGGCGCGGCGGGTGATCAGCATGAACCTCGTCAAGCTCGCCGAGGACGTCTCCTGGCTGAGCGCGGCGCACACGCTTGGCCTCCCGCCCAGCACCGCGACCGGCAGTGCGAACAACGTCATGGGGGTGATCACGACCCTCGGCCGGTCCGAGGACTTCGCGCTCGCCCTGCACGACCTCGCCTACCGGCTCTCCACCCGGGCGGACAAGGTGGACTACGCCGCCCGCCGCCGCGCGTTCGAAAACTACGAGGAGGTGCCGTACGACACCTGGTGCGAGCTCTTGCGCGGGACCGGCCGTGATCCCGGCCACCTGCATGGGAAGCACCGGGTTGCCGCAGCGTGGGTGTGGGCACGCGTCACGGAGGGGGACTGGCGGCTCTCACCCGCCTTCCAGCAGGGACCCCTGACCGCCGGAACGTACAGCGAGCTGTACCGCCGCTTCCGCCTGAACGACCTGCCCCGCCTTCAACCGGTCCTGGAAGCGTACGCGCAGTCCCTCGTCCCCACGGGGGCGTCGTGA
- a CDS encoding AAA family ATPase gives MAFRIPDAPVPLQGREDVRRRLVRIEHWRAFVNRPEASKPLIVPARERQHWSPEQVLDYHRARRRYHKTAPRIFTPSMQNALMQAETILENNDESDESAKPGLAIDGPATLGKSTILAQIGKRFELDFRAQFPPVDPRDADLIAPVAYVTLPSKCTPKSFNIRLAEFFHIPLRRSQANVTTEELTQALIDAVVNLHTQVILVDDIHFLNLRDQKNKRVQEANFVVNEHIKALASDLDVTFIFAGINLEACGLFDEGADLDLSGAQTGGRFVRCPVDRFRRDEASWAFVLTELEKRLVLEKYRPGTLLKLGDYLWDRTQGSIGTLTNLVRRAANIAIGKSETLNRKLLAQVKISRNAEASYREILGLEEAA, from the coding sequence ATGGCTTTCCGCATTCCCGACGCTCCCGTTCCCCTCCAGGGCCGGGAGGATGTGCGCCGCCGCCTCGTCCGCATCGAGCACTGGCGGGCGTTCGTGAACCGCCCCGAAGCGTCGAAACCCCTGATCGTCCCCGCCCGAGAACGTCAGCACTGGTCGCCGGAGCAGGTCCTCGACTACCACCGGGCCCGCCGCCGGTACCACAAGACCGCCCCGCGCATCTTCACACCAAGCATGCAGAACGCGCTGATGCAGGCGGAAACCATCCTCGAGAACAACGACGAGTCCGACGAGAGCGCCAAGCCCGGACTCGCCATCGACGGGCCCGCCACGCTGGGCAAGAGCACCATCCTCGCGCAGATCGGCAAGCGGTTCGAACTCGACTTCCGCGCGCAGTTCCCGCCCGTCGACCCGCGGGACGCGGACCTCATCGCCCCCGTGGCGTACGTCACCCTGCCCTCGAAATGCACCCCCAAAAGCTTCAACATCCGCCTCGCGGAGTTCTTCCACATCCCGTTGCGCCGCTCCCAGGCGAACGTGACCACCGAGGAACTCACGCAGGCGCTCATCGACGCGGTCGTGAACCTCCACACGCAGGTCATCCTCGTCGACGACATCCACTTCCTAAATTTGCGCGATCAGAAGAACAAGCGCGTCCAGGAAGCGAACTTCGTCGTGAACGAGCACATCAAGGCGCTCGCGTCGGACCTGGACGTGACGTTCATCTTCGCGGGGATCAACTTGGAAGCCTGCGGCCTGTTCGACGAGGGTGCCGACCTGGACCTGTCCGGCGCGCAGACGGGAGGGCGGTTCGTCCGCTGCCCGGTCGACCGTTTCCGCCGGGATGAAGCCAGCTGGGCCTTCGTGCTCACGGAACTCGAAAAGCGCTTGGTGCTGGAAAAGTACCGGCCGGGCACGCTCCTGAAGCTGGGTGATTACCTCTGGGACCGCACGCAGGGGTCCATCGGGACCCTAACCAACCTCGTGCGGCGTGCCGCGAACATCGCCATCGGCAAGTCCGAAACCCTCAACCGGAAACTGCTCGCGCAGGTGAAAATCAGCCGCAACGCCGAGGCGAGCTACCGGGAGATCCTGGGCTTGGAGGAGGCCGCGTGA